The Arabidopsis thaliana chromosome 5, partial sequence genomic interval GCATTAGTAGTAAAAGTAAAGGACAGTGCTTAACCTCTCTAGGGGTGAAGTATCTAAGCCGTTGCTCCTTCAAACAAGATTCCTTACCCTTGATTTTTGGCTGCGTGATCACAGATTCACGATAAGCATTTCTTTTCACTTTGCAAATACAGAGGAAAGTAATATTGTATACTCCATGGAAGAACGTACCTGGACAGTTGCCAATAGGGAACCTGTGCCCTTCACGTATCGATAATAACTCTTTGTGAAACAACAACATCTCTTTGAATCAGGGTAAACAATGTCCATTGCGTTTCCCCATCTCTCTATCAAACTAACTGGTACTAGATACTGATGTACAGAGTCTGGGACAGAATCGCCTTCTTGTCCACAACAATCTTTGGACCCATTTTCAGAGTCATCAACACTACTTGGCTCGCCATCAACATGTGCAGCTAACTCGAGAAACTTCTCTACTGGTTTGCAAAACTCAAGTAATTTATCCAATCCTTCTTCTGCTTGACATTTTCCAAACTCAACCTGATCATCACGCCCATATAACGGGTCTGGAGACCAGAGTAGTTTGTTATTACTGTGTTGGGACTTAAATGGCAGAGGTTTTCTTTTGGCCTACAAAGACACCAGGTAAATCAAATGATTTCAAAGTTAGTGACgttttaactaaaacaaaaagattaacGCATATACATGAGAAAGTGCACACTACATGAGAAAGTTTCATAATCAGCATATACTTATACATTCTCAGACTACTAAAATTAACAGTTTTAGGTACACAGATATGCACTACGCAATCATAAGGTAAAGAGAAAGTACCAGGCAGAAATAACGTGGTCTTGAATACGGCACACCAAACTGCAGCGGACTCAATATAAACTCTTGTGTGACataatctaattttgttaatGTACCAATCATTTCCATATGTGTATCCGAAGTCTGCACCAACAAACACCACCAATAAGCAAAAATGTCACGACTTCAAAGAAGATGATCGAGAACAAGTACTCTAGCTGGGAAGCATAAGCAAACACTATACCTCAAATCCAACAACATTCTCTACAAATAACATTTGTGGAGGCTTTGTTGTATGCGGTATAAGCTCAAGAATCCTGAGAAACGAAAAAGCCCGAGCATCACCAGAGTGTTTCTGAAGgcctaaccaaaaaaaaactgttagtATCCAAAAGCAAGTCATGTTGATAGTAAAGAAAACAACAGTGAAATGAATCACCTTGTCTAGTATAAGGTTGACaaggaggagaaagaagcCAAGCATCTGCATTATACTTATCTAAATCAGCAGCAGTGAGACTCTGAATATTCCCCTAtgaaaaacaaccaaaacaataagaaCTAATCATGGACTAAGTCACAGAACTAGCATCATCTATGATTTGCAAATGTAACAATGCTTCTATTgattatatcatatataagCATTAAGCAACCTGATAGGGACGATGTTTGAAATTATGTTGATAAACATCATTAGCAGAATCATTGATCTCAAAAGCTTCTACTACTTCTGAGACGATGCCTGACGCCATTAAAGAGTATCTCTAAGAGCAAAaaggaattagggtttatgagaCAGAGTAGACTTCACTAAAAACATAGAATTGGAGGTGAAGGAGACTGTTACCATTCCACCGATTCCACTGTAGAACTCGAGAACTTGCCATGGCTTCTTCTCATTGATTCTCTGTAATTCTTGTTCCGccatgcttcttcttctgctgctgctTAAGCAAAATTAATTTGGgagtttttggttattgttctTATTCGTTTGGGTAAATTAAAccgtttttttatattgttctGTTTAGTAATAGAACCATACCACGCTTGTTCGGTTTATTGTTAGAAccatgttttttgttttttgtcgtttttctttattaattagcAAGAAAACCCTCAAACTAGCCAATATGTTTCAAAATAACCCtcaacttacaaaaaataaaaaacaatccttaaccaatttttgttttttttttcgttaacCAATTTTAGTTACcactgttttatatattaaggTTAAGGATATGTTATTTTGGGGAATTACATGGCATATCAAACACTTTGCTTTTTAGTATGTGTGAAAGTATGTTGTGGGTTTTTTATGTCTAATCTTTCATTTCATGGGGATATAAAATTAGCtaacaatcaacaaattaacaaacaaacaaaaaagactcTAGCTAACATTGATCTAGGCTGAATCTTTGGACCTTCTAGTGTTCTTCATGTTCATACTATATGAACTTTGATTCCACGTAGGTTTGTTTGGATGGTTTTAGTGAGATTGAAAAGGAttgatagaaatattttataagtaATTCATAGTTAGAGTGAGGTACAAAGTTGATTTACAATAAAATTGAGAAAGACCCAAACTACAATCTAGAAATTTaggaattgatttttttatttcgaTACGCGAACACGGAACCTACAAACACTATCTATTTGATCTCCATTCATATGCGAGGAATTAATTACTCTTGCATTATTGATCATATGTAAGTAGATAAATTAACTTTCTAAAAACATTTCGGTCGCCATCGTATTAGTTGAGATTTTTGATTACTACTTATGTAAGTGCGGATGAGGTAATAATAAAGTGCAGAaagtaaagagataagaaATTTGTTAACGAGGTTCGGTTTTTCCTACTCCCCGGGACCACGTCCAGATTTCGATTTCACTAGaacaagaaagcaaattaCAATGAATTCGCAAACGCGTAAAACAAGCACACCCCTCTTGATTTACCGCTCCCTTCTATAAACGTGAAACCTTAAGGATAATCTCTACCCTTAACTAAACTCCCCTGAGTCTAGATTTAATCAGGATAACCTAACCCTGAGTTAAACTCCTTCTGAGCCTAGACTTCAATTCTCCAAGTCTCTGGAATAACCTTCACGCACCAACAAACAAGCTTGATCACACAAGCACCAAACCCGCGAAACTATGTCGCATAAAACCGTGAAACTATGTCGCACACACCCTTAGAAAGCTCTCAATGATTTGTCTTTATGTCTCAGCTCTCCTGCCTCTCCAAGACGTCCTACCTCCTCCTTATGTAGCCAAAACGATTTCCTAATCACCATAGGAGAAGATTTCCTTTTTccataagaaaaagtaaatttacTCTTATCCTTTTTCTCATCAAACTCCACTTTCATCAAGTCTTCCAAATCTCTTTAagtcctttttcttttttgattcaTCCTCTAAACACGCTCTTCTCAAATCTTCTAGAAACCGATACTCACACAAAACTGTCGCATCCTGAATTATTTCTTGAATCATTCAGCAATTTTATCAGATAAAATCATGTATTACTTCTTGTATCATTCAACACTTTCATCAGCAGCAGCTACATCTTCAACTTAGTCctgtaatttattttcttaacataCAATTGAATTCAGCTAATCGTCCTTGCGAATGATCAAATGCATAGATAATTGTATCATCCTAAATAAAAGACGTGGGGAAATCATATGACATCTAGAACTTTGGAGAAGGGGGAGATAAGTGATGATGCATGGAAGCATTTCCCAAAGATAATCGAatagattctctcttttcttttgtgttcGTCAGTTTTTCTTTACCATTCCCCGAGACAATATGGTGggtttattaattattttgattcttCTATAATTCTTCccattatttttatatattctttttaagttacccattcttttttcttcaatgtcGAGACGTCGAGTTAGTTAGCTTTTACGGCGACTTATGGATAAGGCATTACGCTCGGAGCCATGGACTGAGTTGGATAGATATAATGCGTATAATATTTAATCCCCATAACCTATATTTTAATTCCTATACATTGTAATGGTAGCATCTCAACTTTAAGGTTAGAGTTGGAACCTTAAAGTTTATGAATATTACAAAACACTTGTATGGGGGTGGAGTGCATGAAAATTAGAGCTGGGATGTATATATGGGAATATATATGCACTACATTATCTTACATTTTacattgaaaaaatattagaagatattgttcttcatttatttaagTATATTTTTACTGCTGGTGTATTCTACTGCCCTATATATATCTCGAAAGttaaataaattcatatgTTATATAACTTTTAGTCATTCGTGGCATTCTTCTGTTACATCTTACTGTGGATTTTTCGTCTTATTATCTTATAGCTGACTCTTACTTTAGAGAGACAAGTATACCACAATGGAAAGGGTGATTTGACGGTAAAAAAAGCGATTGCAGTGTACCCACAAACGacaat includes:
- the DNMT2 gene encoding DNA methyltransferase-2 (DNA methyltransferase-2 (DNMT2); FUNCTIONS IN: DNA binding; INVOLVED IN: DNA methylation; LOCATED IN: cellular_component unknown; EXPRESSED IN: 19 plant structures; EXPRESSED DURING: 10 growth stages; CONTAINS InterPro DOMAIN/s: DNA methylase, C-5 cytosine-specific (InterPro:IPR001525); Has 30201 Blast hits to 17322 proteins in 780 species: Archae - 12; Bacteria - 1396; Metazoa - 17338; Fungi - 3422; Plants - 5037; Viruses - 0; Other Eukaryotes - 2996 (source: NCBI BLink).), with the translated sequence MAEQELQRINEKKPWQVLEFYSGIGGMRYSLMASGIVSEVVEAFEINDSANDVYQHNFKHRPYQGNIQSLTAADLDKYNADAWLLSPPCQPYTRQGLQKHSGDARAFSFLRILELIPHTTKPPQMLFVENVVGFETSDTHMEMIGTLTKLDYVTQEFILSPLQFGVPYSRPRYFCLAKRKPLPFKSQHSNNKLLWSPDPLYGRDDQVEFGKCQAEEGLDKLLEFCKPVEKFLELAAHVDGEPSSVDDSENGSKDCCGQEGDSVPDSVHQYLVPVSLIERWGNAMDIVYPDSKRCCCFTKSYYRYVKGTGSLLATVQPKIKGKESCLKEQRLRYFTPREVANFHSFPEDFEFPKHISLRQRYAMLGNSLSVAVVAPLLRYLFDS